From the genome of Gracilinanus agilis isolate LMUSP501 chromosome 2, AgileGrace, whole genome shotgun sequence, one region includes:
- the FGF8 gene encoding fibroblast growth factor 8 isoform X1: MLPTLRVMGSPRSVLSCLLLHLLVLCLQAQVTVQSPPNFTQHVREQSLVTDQLSRRLIRTYQLYSRTSGKHVQVLANKRINAMAEDGDPYAKLIVETDTFGSRVRVRGAETGLYICMNKKGKLIAKSNGKGKDCVFTEIVLENNYTALQNAKYEGWYMAFTRKGRPRKGSKTRQHQREVHFMKRLPKGHHTTEQSLRFEFLNYPPFTRSLRGQRTWASEPR; the protein is encoded by the exons ATGCTCCCGACCCTGCGCGTCATGGGCAGCCCCCGCTCGGTGCTGAGCTGTTT GCTGTTGCACTTGTTGGTCCTCTGCCTCCAAGCCCAG GTAACTGTTCAGTCCCCACCTAATTTTACACAGCATGTGAGGGAGCAGAGCCTGGTGACGGATCAGCTCAGTCGGCGCCTCATTCGGACCTACCAGCTATACAGCCGCACCAGTGGGAAGCACGTGCAAGTCCTGGCCAACAAACGAATCAATGCAATGGCAGAGGACGGCGACCCCTATG CCAAGCTCATCGTAGAGACGGACACCTTTGGAAGCCGAGTCCGAGTCCGCGGGGCTGAGACAGGACTGTACATCTGCATGAACAAGAAGGGAAAGCTGATCGCCAAG AGCAACGGCAAAGGTAAGGACTGCGTCTTCACCGAGATCGTGCTGGAGAACAATTATACGGCTCTTCAGAATGCCAAGTATGAAGGCTGGTACATGGCCTTCACCCGCAAGGGGCGGCCCCGGAAGGGCTCCAAGACCCGACAGCACCAACGAGAGGTCCACTTCATGAAGCGGCTGCCCAAAGGTCACCACACCACAGAGCAGAGCCTGCGATTCGAGTTTCTCAATTATCCCCCCTTCACTCGAAGCCTCCGAGGCCAAAGGACTTGGGCTTCTGAGCCCCGATAG
- the FGF8 gene encoding fibroblast growth factor 8 isoform X2, producing MGSPRSVLSCLLLHLLVLCLQAQHVREQSLVTDQLSRRLIRTYQLYSRTSGKHVQVLANKRINAMAEDGDPYAKLIVETDTFGSRVRVRGAETGLYICMNKKGKLIAKSNGKGKDCVFTEIVLENNYTALQNAKYEGWYMAFTRKGRPRKGSKTRQHQREVHFMKRLPKGHHTTEQSLRFEFLNYPPFTRSLRGQRTWASEPR from the exons ATGGGCAGCCCCCGCTCGGTGCTGAGCTGTTT GCTGTTGCACTTGTTGGTCCTCTGCCTCCAAGCCCAG CATGTGAGGGAGCAGAGCCTGGTGACGGATCAGCTCAGTCGGCGCCTCATTCGGACCTACCAGCTATACAGCCGCACCAGTGGGAAGCACGTGCAAGTCCTGGCCAACAAACGAATCAATGCAATGGCAGAGGACGGCGACCCCTATG CCAAGCTCATCGTAGAGACGGACACCTTTGGAAGCCGAGTCCGAGTCCGCGGGGCTGAGACAGGACTGTACATCTGCATGAACAAGAAGGGAAAGCTGATCGCCAAG AGCAACGGCAAAGGTAAGGACTGCGTCTTCACCGAGATCGTGCTGGAGAACAATTATACGGCTCTTCAGAATGCCAAGTATGAAGGCTGGTACATGGCCTTCACCCGCAAGGGGCGGCCCCGGAAGGGCTCCAAGACCCGACAGCACCAACGAGAGGTCCACTTCATGAAGCGGCTGCCCAAAGGTCACCACACCACAGAGCAGAGCCTGCGATTCGAGTTTCTCAATTATCCCCCCTTCACTCGAAGCCTCCGAGGCCAAAGGACTTGGGCTTCTGAGCCCCGATAG
- the NPM3 gene encoding nucleoplasmin-3, translating into MAAAETSLAFQAQESRARAGGSMRALSLRGLGPVTMDSFFFGCELSEQARSYTFRVEEEDDTEHVLALTMLSLTEDAKEECNVVEVVARNYDNEEIAIPVANLKLSCQPMLSLGDFPLQPPVTFRLKSGSGPVHVTGRHQIVSMEGSEFSEEDESEDQNPELLPILPAKKRQGRL; encoded by the exons ATGGCCGCCGCCGAAACCTCCTTGGCGTTTCAGGCACAGGAAAGCCGGGCCCGGGCTGGGGGCAGCATGAGGGCCTTGAGTCTGCGGGGCCTGGGCCCTGTCACCATGGACAGCTTCTTCTTCG GTTGTGAGCTGTCCGAGCAGGCTAGGTCCTACACCTTCAGGGTAGAGGAGGAGGACGACACGGAGCATGTGCTGGCATTGACCATG CTCAGCCTCACAGAAGATGCCAAGGAGGAGTGCAATGTGGTGGAGGTGGTGGCCAGGAACTATGACAATGAGGAGATTGCCATCCCGGTGGCCAACCTGAAGCTGTCCTGCCAGCCCATG CTCAGCCTAGGTGACTTCCCACTTCAGCCTCCAGTGACCTTCCGACTGAAGTCTGGCTCTGGGCCCGTGCATGTCACCGGGAGGCACCAGATTG TGTCAATGGAAGGCAGTGAATTCTCAGAAGAGGATGAGAGTGAAGACCAGAATCCAGAACTGCTGCCCATTCTGCCTGCCAAGAAGCGTCAGGGAAGGTTATAA